DNA sequence from the Microtus ochrogaster isolate Prairie Vole_2 chromosome 2, MicOch1.0, whole genome shotgun sequence genome:
TTGAAGTGTACTTGTTTATATTGAGATCTACTGACCATCATCTTAATGGTAGCCAGATAGGAATTACCATTTAGTTATTATATCAGGGATGTAGGAGTCAGAAGTAATAGcgagggagaggagcagaataGCAGTGATGTCAGCTTAGGGATAAATCAAGTCTAGGGTGAGCTTTATTCAAAGGGTGATAAGAAAAGGCAGCAGGCTGATATCTTTGTAATgcaatttctaattggtcttaataataaaacccggAGTTAGATATTAGGGGCGaaagctggaagatcagagaagcagagcagccagccactactTAGCTCTACAAAATCCTTAGACCCAATGGGGTATCccgtctctacaagtcctcagcagactgaatcctgagctcctatctcctccctccttatattcctctcccaccctgcagctatatcatttcctgtcttcacctccctagtgctggaattaaagatgccagccaccacaacttggctctctttctcttttagacagattcaatctcatgaagcccagggcagccttgaactcaacagagatccatctgcccctgtctccagagtgctgggattaaaagtgtgtgccaccactgcctggcttctatggctaactagtggcttagctctgcactctgatcttcaggcaagctttatttgttagatcacaaaccaAGTATCACCACACATCTTAGAGAAATTGCCCTCACAGCGCTTTCTTCTTTGAGAGTAACTGATCCCACCCTCAGCAGGTGGCGGTCACTCTTGGGAAATTACTGATGTCTGTACCTCAGTTACTGTAGGCCCCTTGCTTGTCTGCCTGGTTATGACCTCCCTGGGCATTCCTTCGGGTTCCAGTTGGACAGAAACATTAGCTCAGAACAAACAGGTCAATCAGTTATATGTGTGCAGATCTCTTTTTAGAGCATGGGAtagccaccaccacccctgctcTACATGAATCATCACTGGAAAGTGGCAGAGGCACAGTGAGTGAAGGAGTTAGTGGAAACAAGAACGCTTCCAAGGGAGGGGCACTACAGGGGTGTGGTGCTCCTACCTATAAAAGTCGCGCCAGGAAAGAAACGGCATTTCCTGGTTTGTCTCTGCTTGGCTGCTTTTCGTCACCTCGTTCTTAGCCTGGAAACATGGCCAACAGGAAAATAATCGCAGTATTTGGAGCAACAGgtaaacatatatataatattagttgttgttttgttttgtttttgtttttggagacagggttcctctgtgtaaccctggcatAAAATGCATGCTAACTTTGCTCGTTTTTCTGACTTCCTGGTTTTAGATTTGGAGGCCCAGAGAGTGAGCAGAACCAACAGCCTTTAGGAGTAAACTGAACGTCATCTTGTGCTTAGTGGTTTTGATGTGAGCAGGTTAACTTGACTTATTTGTAAAAAACAAACTGTCTTAGAAAGTTAAAGATTGCTGACGGTATGTCCCCCTCATCACCAGCTAACTTCTTGGTGCAAGTCTCTCTGGAACCTGATCTCCTTTCCCTCTCATTGTCTGATAAGCTGCAGAAGCAAGCAGGGAGCAGGGACCTTGTGCGTGCCTGGTGAGCACCCAGGTGATGTGAGGTGGTGGAGAGAAGCCTGCGGCTTTAACCTCCGCTCTCCACTCTGCCCCAACAGCTTGAGCCATCTTTGCAAACTGTTAGTCAAATCAGCGCAGACCTATATACCCCCAGGCTCTTAGTGATCCCTTCGAAACTGTGAGTAAATGGTGTCTCACTCCGAGGAAAGTACGGTCTTGGTTCATGTCCTCCAAAAACCTCCCTCCCCCATGAGAGTACACTGGCTTTCCTTGCTgcttgccttttttctttaaaatgtttattgtagtacagtgtgtgtgtgtgtgtgtgtgcgcgcgcgcacacacacacacgcgcatgagAGAACTGTGCAGGTTGTGTAGCATGCACTTTATCCACGGAGCCACTCTACTGGCTTTTCCTTGCTGTTTTTCAAATGCACGTCCCTTTAGAGCCTTTGCCCCTGCTCCCCCAGCCTAGAAAGATCTTTCCTGTCACTCCGTTTTCTCCCTCACAGATACCAGGGCTCCATTCAGACTTCCCAGGGTCTCCAGAGGGTGTTTCCATACCTCCATTTGAAACATGAGATTTTGTTCTAGCCAAGTCACCATCTGGACCCCTCCCTACCTGACCTGTCTTTCCCGTCTTTCCACACCGGAAAACAAGTTTCACATGGCCAGGGAGGCAAGTTACTGACGTgcctaaaggaaagaaaacaaaaggaaaagaaaaggagactggTGACTTTTGAGgtggcacaaatctttaatcccagcagttgtgAGGCAGGcgtctctgtaaattcaaggtcagcctggtctacaatagagTGCAAACACAAAAGCCGAGTATGGTGagattgtttttctgaaaagacagAAGTCACAGAAAGGTTTTGAGCAGAGGAATTGACATAAGTTTCCTGGGGAGCCCAGGAAGGACTCTGGTAGGCCAAGAGCTCTGGAAATCTTTGCAGGGGTGGACCAGTGCCTGTGGGTTCTGGTCCGCTGAGATCTCTCCAATCTGTTCTGCTGTGGGAGGTGCCGGTCTCTGTGCAAACCCACGGTCCTGAGTGGGTGCCGTTCTTATTCAGCTTGCTTCTATGTTCCAGCTGAAATTCTGTTCCCACTGCTTTTATAACACACAAATCTTGTCCCATTGgagaaaatttttgttgttttggtttaatttttggtttttgagacagggtttctctgtgttgccctggctgccctggaactggctctatagaccaggctggcctggaactagagTGATCTGCCCACctttgggattaaaagtgtttgccaccactgcccagtggtaCATTACTCTTAAAAGAAATCCTAGTCCTCCTCTCAAAtcattctagtttttaaaataaacttgtttaaaataaagccaccccacaagaaagaaacaaagaggggctggagagatggctcagcggttaagagcattgcctgctcttccaaaggtcctgagttcaattcccagcaaccacatggtggctcacaacNNNNNNNNNNNNNNNNNNNNNNNNNNNNNNNNNNNNNNNNNNNNNNNNNNNNNNNNNNNNNNNNNNNNNNNNNNNNNNNNNNNNNNNNNNNNNNNNNNNNNNNNNNNNNNNNNNNNNNNNNNNNNNNNNNNNNNNNNNNNNNNNNNNNNNNNNNNNNNNNNNNNNNNNNNNNNNNNNNNNNNNNNNNNNNNNNNNNNNNNNNNNNNNNNNNNNNNNNNNNNNNNNNNNNNNNNNNNNNNNNNNNNNNNNNNNNNNNNNNNNNNNNNNNNNNNNNNNNNNNNNNNNNNNNNNNNNNNNNNNNNNNNNNNNNNNNNNNNNNNNNNNNNNNNNNNNNNNNNNNNNNNNNNNNNNNNNNNNNNNNNNNNNNNNNNNNNNNNNNNNNNNNNNNNNNNNNNNNNNNNNNNNNNNNNNNNNNNNNNNNNNNNNNNNNNNNNNNNNNNNNNNNNNNNNNNNNNNNNNNNNNNNNNNNNNNNNNNNNNNNNNNNcatgtgcgccaccactggagATACAGTGTTCAGGAGATTTAATTTGTTACTGTGTTGAGCTCAGAGCTCTGGAAACTCAGTCAGTATCCTTGGACCCTAaggaattattttctaaaaaaaaaaaaaattccacactttctttctgaaatttctCTGGGCTCAgtctctttatctttttattttattttattttctatacctctgtctgtctcccccacccaccccaaatGCGGGGGCATAGGCATTGGCTGTCTCTTCagggtttttttgagatagggtctcacagtCTATACTAGCCCCAGACTTGCAATGTGGCTGAGGCGGCACGAACTTCTGACCTCCTGTGGCTGCGTTCTGAGTGCTGAGTCACGCacgcgtgcaccaccacgcccgaCTTCCAACTCTATTCCTATTACAATACGCTTAATTTCTCAGAGATTCTTCCCCAAAACActtcccacccttccccctcGTGCACaggtttttgagacatgatctcttgCAGCCCAGCTGAcctgaaactaactctgtaaAGACAACTTTACTCTGAGTCTCTCTCCTGATTCAGTGttgttggtgctgggattacagacgggAGCTTTCCATtcccagttttatgtggtgctggaaacGGAACCCAGGGCTTTTAGTGCATGCTTAGTTGGGgttatcattgctgtgatgaaaccgtgaccaaaaacaatttgggaggacagggtttatctgATTTAGCGTTCATCATTGGaggcaggcaggacaggaactcaaacagcgcaggaacctggaggcaggagctgatgcagaggccatggagggatgctgcttactggcttgcttcccataccttgttcaatctgctttcttatagaacccggaCAACCGGTCCAGAGGTGTCCCCGCCTGTCACGGggactagctttgtagaccaggcttgccttaaactcaagatcaacctgtttctgcctttcaagtgctggattAAGGACAGGCAACAcccagcttccccccccccagaagaTCTTGCTACATTGGCCTAACAATCACTGTGCCCAGGCTGATTCTGGATTTCtagcaatcctcttgtctcagccccCTGCTGAGTAGTTCATGCTGGAATTAAGGCCAGTGTCACCATGCTcggcttgtttgtttccttgggaattttgtatttttttttacttacttatttgttgtCGCAAGTAGtccagagtagccttgaactcacaatgtatCAAAGCTAATTTTGAGCTCCAgaccctctttcctcttccttccctagtATTGGTATTtcaggtgtgtgttaccacacccTGCTGATGCTGAGTCTTGAATATTCTACCAATAAACTATGCCACAGCCTAGATATATTCGGGATGCAAATTCTCCCACCTTGGGTGTTTTTTCCCCCAACTATTCCCTCCCCTTTgctgattctgttttctttttatcaatttattttagttttaatttccatGGGGAGGTTTCTTTCAAACCTCTGGTAAATTTGGGCTACCTATTCATTCACCCCTAGCCAATTTGCTACTGGCCACCACCCGAGGCTCATGAGCAAAGCCAGCTTGTGAAACGGTAGTTCTTTATCTAGGGTCAGATCAGTGATACATCAGGTAGGTCCCACAAGAAGACAACTGAGAACAATTTTATAAGTCAGGCATAGTGGCGCTTGCCTATGCCCCAGCATTTGATAAATTCAAGGCTAGACTCTTTCTACAAAGGATGCAGGAGCACAGCAACTCATCCTAAGAATCAACGAATGAGATTGCAAGATGCTGCTGGGCAGTGctagcgtacacctttaatccagcactcggggcagaggcaggcagatttctatgaattcagggccagcctggtctacagagtgagttctaggacagagaaTCCATATCGCAAAACAAACAGATTAGATGATTAGAAGATCCTAGTACAATTGACCATGGATGGCAAAGCAACAGCAAAGGGTAAAACTTATGAAAGTTTTGataatgttttatgaatataGACTAAGCTTGGAGAGACACAGCTCAGTAGAAAAGCATTTGCTAAGTATATCTGAAGCCCTGGGTTAATCGTCAGTACTGGAAAAATCTgaatagacataaataaatataactggagagagagagagagaaagagagagagaaactaaaaaaaaaaccaaacctaatcTATAGTATCTATATCTGCATAATTGTTCTTAATTGCTTAACTGGAATCTGTACCTGACCATGTGGcttgtttttttccctccagcctctcctgGCCCTCTCCCTCTTACGGCCTGGATAATTTGAAAACCATGGGATGCCTAAAGTTCCCCGTGGTTCCTCCAGAAGGGGGTCCTTCAGTAATAGCTCCACGTGCGGCTGGAATCTTCTAGTgagcatttttgtttgtgtgtttgttcctgatcttgtgctttttcttctctgaccTTGCAGGGGCTCAGGGTGGCTCTGTGGCCAGGTCCATTCTGGAGAACAAACATTTCGCATTGAGAGCGCTGACCAGGGATGTGAGTCAGAAAAAAGCCCTTGCGCTTAGGGACCTTGGTGCCGAGGTGGTCAGGTGTGACCTGGATGATGCTGCGTCTGTGGAAGAGGCCTTAAAAGGAGCCCATGGAGCCTTTGTGGTGACCAACTTCTGGGACCATCTCagcaaagagaaggaagtgtgtcaggTGGGAGCTGAAacatccttctctcccttttaAGGCCCTTCGTCTTcgcccacctgcttctgtctgtgcTAGTCTCAGTCTGAGCCCCAAAGTAAGCCTCGCTTGGCAACATTCCCCTTGGCACTTAGGAAATAAGTGCACCATAGGTACTTGCTAAAGGCTGGTAAATGTGATGTTATATGGCACCTGTTGAAAGCTGAAGACTTTGCACATTTGAGGAGAGCTgctttgtagcacaaataataaaaacccagagacaggagccaggccgtggtggcgcacgcctttaatcccagcactcgggaggcaggggcaggcagatctctgtgagttcaaggccagccaggtctactagagctagttccaggacaggaaccaaaaagctacggagaaaccctgtctcgaaaatcaaaaaaaacaaaacaaaaaagcaaaaaaaaaaaaaaccagagacagatattgctgttcaacttgaagatcagaaaagaaaaacaaccaagcccctggagagctcttacctctatgaaatcttcagaatgaaagagaaagagttcctgtctcatcccactttGTATTCctgtctagtgctgggactaaaggtgtgcaccaccaccgcccagcctctatggctaactagtgcagctgctggcattaaagatgtgtgccaccactgcctggcctgcatgGCTGACTGGTCTGGCTGCTttgctgatcttcaggcaagctttatttattaaaacacaaatatataccaCTGTACTGCTTCATAGAGCCAGTCATTAAGTCCTCCATTTATTACAGTTTCTAGGTGGAGGGCAGGGATGTCCCACATTGAGGTTACTTTGACAGCAAATGGGAAGATAAAATATGACtataaaataagacattttgggctggagagatggctcagagattaagagcaccagctgctcttccagaggtcttgagttcaattctcagcaaccacatggtggctcacaaccattgataatgagatctggtgccctcttctggtgtgtacatgttaacagaatattgtatgcataataaataaataaataaataaataaataaataaataaatctttaaacaaacatttataaatatatatgaaatatatttatacttcAATCAGAGAATATGGGGATGAGTTAGTGAAGGGTACAAAGAGAGAGTAATTAGCAAGCAGGGAAATCGAGTAGAATCCAGGGAGAGAAGGATTATGTGGGAAGTGTGTGCACCGGTGATGTGTGCTGTAACTCAGCTCCGTTGTGTGTGACACTGAGCAGAGATCACACACCAGCCACGGCAGTGGGATGAGGGTAAAGGGATGCGGCCTTTGCACTGTAGCGGAACAGAGCTCTATGTGCAGGTCTGTGTGTACACAAGGGGAGAGGAGACAACGCCACATCCTTACCGTCAGAAACACTATATACGGACACCTCAGCGACTCACAGAAATGACAAAATTCGGAAAAACGGATACAGGGCAGAGAAGTGTTTACTGAATTGCTCTTGCCACTTAATGTTTACCGGATTAACTTTGGGATGCCCTAGTGTTACGTTCTGGGCGGGAGTGTGCATGTGCTTTGTCACTGAACTCCATcctagactttcttttttttaactttcttttttgagatttcgATTTATGATCGTCCTGCCACAGGCACCTAAGTGGTTAGGATTTCAGggctgtaccaccacacccagtttcccTGCTTGCCCCTTAAAAGTATTTCTTGaattcttctttacttttttatttttatttatttattttttcaagacagggtttttctctgtgtagtcctggctgtcctggaattaactctgtagatcagtctggtctcaaactcagagatccacctgcctctgcctcctgagtgctgagattaaaggcgtgcaccatcactgcctggtatTTTTCTTGAATTCTAATTCTGACATTCACTCACACANNNNNNNNNNNNNNNNNNNNNNNNNNNNNNNNNNNNNNNNNNNNNNNNNNNNNNNNNNNNNNNNNNNNNNNNNNNNNNNNNNNNNNNNNNNNNNNNNNNNNNNNNNNNNNNNNNNNNNNNNNNNNNNNNNNNcacacacacacacacacacacacacacacacacacacacacgaaacctGAACCTGAGGTTGCTTGTCATTTCTTAGCTTCACTTCTCCTGACTGCTAGGGGAGGTTTTATAGGTAAAGGTGAGACTGCAatagtgagggagggagggagggaaagagagggaggagagaagaaggaagggggagggaggagggaagggagagctgGAAATTtagaactaaaaaacaaaaaatccataagccaggtgtggggagaggaaagggagggagaggagagcgaGAAATTagacatttatgtgtgtatgtgttcctccACTTGGCCCACAAAATCCAGCTGGTGTGCAGacaccagaaagaaaatataaatgtatatttgcGTGCAAAGGCTTGCATTTTGCCCCTCAGGGGAAGCTGGTGGCAGATATCGCCAAGCGCCTGGGCCTGAAACACGTGGTGTACAGCGGTTTGGAGAACGTGGACCGGTTGAGCGGGGGCAAGCTGAAGGTGCTGCACTTCGACGGGAAGGGGGAAGTGGAGGAGTATTTCTGGTCCATTGGTGTTCCCATGACCAGCGTCCGCCTGGCAGCTTACTTTGAAAACTTCCTCACCGTGTGGAAGCCGGTGAAAAGCCCTGATGGCTACTACACCCTAGGTAAATGCCAGGTTGCCGTGAAGGTGCACCCACAGCTGGCCACCTGCCTCCTCCCTTGCCTCCTGTTTTCCTTCCATCCCCCTTTCCTGCCCCTCTTCACTGGACACACCGGTGCTCTTGGCTCAGTGTGACCTGTTTAGAGGCCACTGAACAGCCCTAGACTTCCCCATGGCAGTCACACCCCCAGGGACCAAGACTGGACCTGGCAGGAAGCACACAGGTTATCTTTCCAGCCCACCATGCTGACACTCGCTGTGTGTAGTTAACTCTGTCCGcaagcctcagcttcctggaaaGGCTGAACAAGATGGTCACTAAGAGTCCTCGCTGGCCCATCTGCCCTTCGGCAGCAGGCGAGAACAAGATCCCGTCCTCAGAGGTAGTCTCAGGAGATGGGTCCCCAGCCTGCTCCAGCACGGACTCATAGATCTATAATGTGTGGCTTGGAGTAGCCCTGGGCGAAGAGGGAATGACCACTTCCCTACAGGATCCCACAGATTCAGGCTGCAGCACTGGGTGTCCCTGCTGTGGGAATAGCTGACACTCCCTAAGGAACCCCCAGCGTGTACAACCCTGTGAGAACTAGTGACTGTGTGGTTCTGTTAACTTCACGATTCTGTGACCTTCATGATCCTGTGACCTTCATGATCCTGTGACCTTCATGATCCTGTGACCTTCATGGTTCTGTGACCTTCATGATCCTGTGACCTTCATGGTTCTATGACCTTCTGAGCTCTGCTCCCGCAGTGACCTCTTCCCGTAGCCCCTGCTTTCCACACCTCTAGTTTAAGGGGTTAGAGTTGATGAAGCTCAGGGTGGAGCACCTGCCAAGGATGTGATACTacgatttattttttatttgtttgtttttttgaaactagCACTGCCCATGGGGGATGTGCCAATGGACGGGATCTCTGTTGCCGATGTTGGAACTGTTGTCTCTAGCATTTTCGCTTCTCCAGAGGAGTTTGTTGGCAAGGCCGTGGGCCTCAGCGCAGAGGCCCTGACAATACAGCAGTACGCTGACGTTTTGTCCAGAATTCTGGGGAAGGACATCCGCGATGCAAAGGTACGTCCTTATGTTGTTTGTGACAGcggttgtttctttttcttttttaaaatttatttatttatctatctattttattgtgtgtgtgctcatacacatgccatattgtgtgtgtggatgtcagaggacaacccatAGAAGtcagctcttcttttttttaaataacttattctTATTTCACGTGCTTtcgtgttttgcttgcatgtatgtctgtgtgaaggtgttggctTGCCTGAAACTGCAGTTAcggcagctatgagctgccacgtgggtgctgggaattgaacctggattctgtggaagagcaaccagtgctcttaaccgctgtaCCATCTCTTCGGTCCCCAGAAGTCGGTTCTTGTAGGTGGAGTTTTTGCCTGTCAGCTTTGTCCTGccagcctgctcccaaataacaaagagacttaatattaattataaatgctagccgggcagtggtggtgcacacctttaatcccagcactcgggaggcaaaggtaggctggcagagtccagcttggtcta
Encoded proteins:
- the LOC102000943 gene encoding nmrA-like family domain-containing protein 1, translated to MANRKIIAVFGATGAQGGSVARSILENKHFALRALTRDVSQKKALALRDLGAEVVRCDLDDAASVEEALKGAHGAFVVTNFWDHLSKEKEVCQGKLVADIAKRLGLKHVVYSGLENVDRLSGGKLKVLHFDGKGEVEEYFWSIGVPMTSVRLAAYFENFLTVWKPVKSPDGYYTLALPMGDVPMDGISVADVGTVVSSIFASPEEFVGKAVGLSAEALTIQQYADVLSRILGKDIRDAKITPEAYEKLGFPGAEELANMFRFYHMKPNRDIKLTHRLNPQIRSFSQFISDNQEAFKDL